The Astyanax mexicanus isolate ESR-SI-001 chromosome 4, AstMex3_surface, whole genome shotgun sequence genome segment aatgctagcttACACTAGCTaaatgaagctagctacccagcaagccttttaACTTTTAACGGTTTATCAAcaatcagtcttaatgaactctggactttacatgctaaatatttaaatgtatataaacaggctagttaatgggatggcaatacctgctgttgacgggctgcagggtttctaCATGgacctcacacagagagagaataaacacctcCAAAAATTCTTGCTCTCAgacaagcatctgaaaagttctgctcagggttctgcagggaagatctctgagcaaatggtccacgttagcctcctgacagcaaatACACTCGGTTACAGTCGGCACGGCAGTGCAGTGACCGCATCTGCACTTGGTAAAGTTAGTGTTATGAAcacgaaatgatgaccaatgagtcagagcttagaatttaaaatgtatgaaagttCACTGGAAAAAGCATAGTttcagcattatatatatatataaatatatattagaaaagagtaaaagtacatcaacgagtgaacacatagtgtaataaaatcgtgatagatcaacacattcacaacccagagagagagaaagagagggagcccTCCAGACttaatccaagcagttatacatttatccagtccagttaacagcttgttgtccagttccaatgatgtgatcagctccagcctgtctgagcaacaagttcttatcatgatgttgttcagctctgtgtccttcatgaacacagcagacagtccttgtgTTCCAAACAATCCTTATGTgccctaaagtctgtgagaagatgaaacagaggaaaagagtggatgggaagatcttctggcctgtgtgcgactttacggcgtgtagaacaggcatgcgctggatatctgaggagaggttcccagcacttcactcagatagcttgttgtctcctagttcatatgcactggtcccagaacagcagtgaagcttctctgccactcagggtcacgttctcctcacagctctcactgttgatgaaaacactctgaccttcctgattcctgaaaatgtacaaacaacctccaaagccctGCGTCATTGTGACAGTTCAAAAgagagcagtttttaaataaattattaagtgaacacaaaaataataactgtatatataaatgtataaaacatttaaaaataagagtgTGCAGGTGTGGTtgtctccaatcacacccttcaccaaataataacataaaacaggCTCAGGATGGATAGGTTCCAGGTCACAGAAAGGTTATCAACCATATAGTGAGAAAACacgagattgcagatcttgcaatataaaagaattttattgaaacacacacaAGTAAATATTAGGGGTATGAATCTCTCAGTGTTTCGAtttgattcgattccgatttttggggtcaaggttcgattcagaaacgattttcgattctAGAATGATTTATcaattcaaatggcctataaattttgtttaaattatgtgagaagataaaaagatgagacaatttaaacaaatagaacatttatttcaaacaataaacttaggttccttactgtataaaatatttttgcaatatagtgacagtgccacaataatgaatgATTAATTTCTAGCATGGTTGACTATTCCTGTATTCATTTCTAAAAGGTAGACATTGTTAAAACTAGAAAACACTCATAAacagccacaaggtcaagagtggaacgttagataggctataattatgtaacaagcagagaagatactaaatacactggattttagcatgcacacccctctgttgccTAACtgggagttcacctactgtcgcgcagagctttttaacagttaaagagctccgcagggacagttaaaaagctcagcgcgacagtagcttcacccaaaaaatattggaaattaatggaaataattaaatctgtatatactagaaaagcgattaaatgcattcaaaacccTTTAGGCATAagcactgaaggtttgatccaaaaTGCTTAGTTGCAGACTAAGAATCCTACTGTACTCCTAacaacatctaaattttaaagactaaattatgctaatctaacatctggtgcaaacactggcagtgccctcactCGAACTTAAAcaaccttcccttcttcagaactgaactcctaccgtaactaccctaaaaactgacctaaaaactcacgaagaatgtcctggaatattcaaacatacgagaaaacataacattaaattcaataaacatcatcgctggatcagattcattttgctgaacctgtaaaatccattgttaaattcagttcatgtttgtttctggtggaacgtatcccaagtgacaaagtgaaacatttgtgtaggataaggtgttctgtctgaaagatttacgatttgcgctttttattgccgtggaacaaatttgggacagttttctctcttgtgtgaatgcgctggtgttttttgagattactctgttgattaaaactcttcccacagactgagcagtgatacggtttctctcctgtgtgaatgcgctggtgttttttgagattactctgtttagtaaaactcttcccacagtctgagcactcatacggtttctctcctgtgtgaatgcgctggtgtattttgagagtactctgtgtagtaaaactcttcccacagtctgagcaggaatacggttttactcctgtgtgaatgcgctgatgcagtttgagagtctccagtcgattaaagctcttcccacagtccgagcagtgatacggtttctctcctgtgtgaatgcgctggtgtattttgagtttaatctgtttagtaaaactcttcccacagtctaagcagtgatacggtttctctcctgtgtgaatgcgctgatgttgtttgagagcactctgttcagtaaaactcttcccacagtctgagcagtgatacggtttctctcctgtgtgaatgcgctggtgttttttaagatgactctgttgattaaaactcttcccacactctgagcagtgatacggtttctctcctgtgtgaatgcgctggtgttttttgagagcactcagtgtagtaaaactctttccacagtctgagcaacgatacggtttctctcctgtgtgaatgcactggtgcagtttgagagtactctgttgattaaaactcttcccacagtctgagcagtgatacggtttctctcctgtgtgaatgcgctggtgtattttgagagcactctgggtagtaaaaatcttcccacagtctgagcagtaatatggttttactccagtgtgaatgcgctggtgtattttgagagcactctgggtagtaaaactcttcccacagtctgagcaacgatacggtttctctcctgtgtgaatgcgctggtgtattttgagagcactctgggtagtaaaaatcttcccacagtctgagcagtaatatggttttactccagtgtgaatgcgctggtgttttttgagagcactctgggtagtaaaaatcttcccacagtctgagcagtaatatggttttactccagtgtgaatgcgctggtgtattttgagagtactctgttgattaaaactctttccacagtctgagcagtgatacggtttctctcctgtgtgcatgcgctggtgttttttgagagtactctgttgattaaaactctttccacagtctgagcagtgatacggtttctctcctgtgtgaatgcgctggtgttgttggagatgactctgccgattaaaactccccccacagtctgagcagtaatacggtttctctcctgtgtgaatgcgctggtgtattttgagattactctgtttagtaaaactcttgacagagtgctgatgtttctccatgtcgggactttgctttatttgtctgttaaatgtagcaaacaatttctgcgtgttctggagattcttctggatggcttgtgcttcacctctttcagcagtttaactttgatcttttgataaatatcctggttgttggtgatgaatttcaggagaatattttcatttctggaaaagacaaaaatgccagtgaatattaaaataaaagcattcagtcatttaactgaacagaactgcctaaatcagttaaactatacagataaaactacagggacatcttcatatttccataaaaagggggcgctggtggtcttccagccacctgtttagtgcctttataaggacttcccactgttcagacactcttaattctgttctggtctcacaagaaactgagaacttaaagaaagaaagaaagaaagaaagaaacgtgCCGAAAAAACAACATGCAGTGGTTTGAATCACGGTGCCGAAGCTTGATTCattctacattgatcacgtgaccaatgatgtctgaagccttttcctttacactaaattataaaatatttcatacatctaaaaaatgacagtaattagggttgggcgatgtctccttaatGGGCAGATGAtgatgtttacagtgaaacaacGCTATGGTCGATGATAACGggggtgatggggggggggggggggtgatggcgGGGGGGCTGACAGAGCattgactggtgtgtcacgggagcgtgtagggtactacaatcaaaaatgttggagtactgaatactaaatactgggcagtgtgtagtatgcagtacatactagtgcagtatgcagtatagttgtatgccattccgaatacagccagtgtttaaaactaataaaagcttttttttaaaacttataaatgcataaaataatgtagataataaaataagtactaaATTGTACTATTGTGaaatagtacagtataaaacatgctgtcagcagctgaaataaatatattttctttgtaATGTTACTTCTGTTCAACCTTAAGTCACGTTGTTAGGCATATCTGTAtatgtaacaaaatattttaaatacaggtaacATTAACAATTAGTTTACATCAGTCAACTGTGCTTACAACAGTAAGAAACACTGTAAAATTGTTAATGAATGCTTCAACTAGTTATTACATGACAAAAGTTTAGACATTATTCACCATTAAAATTCCTAAAAACTCACGACTTAGTTAACaggatctactacatttttaaacattggtaaCTTAGAAATATGTGATGTCTTGTTTAGAGTCACGCACGTTCTGCCTGACCTGAGCAGCGCAtcaattaattcatgcgttgagctttaaacgcgcagataagctgtaactggtggatcagcacaaaaatcacagtgtgatttattacattaaaacacagaacattttccTCTGCTGAACCTGAGAGAGCCCGAGAACAGCGGGGGGAATTCTCGCCAACCCGAGTTCATGCATCGGGTCAGACAGGCTGGAGTTCAGGCTGcggtttaggctcatgttgaggcagaaaatctaaactctagtagtcggttcagcagaacaaaacgttgagaaagaaccacaacatacctgcacatacacaacaaaaataatcccAGCCGATTATTAAGCATCTGCAACTGgatatacatctataaaatatgaaacagaagtaaatacagcacatgaacacacattttcaggctcagtcacatgtagtgtttggtgctgaaacggctgtacctcagagctgataacccgaccggggcagaaataattaattattagataaaatatgcttcaatacccgataaaaatgcacagaagagtgactagaattgatataagagctcatttttccagcaacttttctcaaaaatacttatatttgcttaaaacagcactttttcacggagctcctcagctctgtttacctcctgTGCTGTattcaagctcctctggagctacggggggcgcggagggacaattaataaaaacacgcagttctcttgttgatgcagggaattgtagttcaaaatagaatcacagcaaaataatgacctttttactgttacaacacatcaaacaaCCTCCAACAAGAGTGTAAATCATAACAAGAGTCTCTTTTGTTCACTAAaggataaaataattataataatattctaaggattcatattattttatgtattttttttattatttttgtagtgTCTTTAACTCTGTTCCAcaaatgttagtttcttctattTTGTTTCTTCTCAGTTTAATCCATTctgttaaattgtgtatttttatcaagttgctcaaagtgtgatgaTTCTTCTTATTGTCatcaaattcatgttttattgtattttattattaaagtatcagcaaaggAGCATCTGGAGACTgtttaatggtttaactgggatttcttaaaaacagcagggctaaatatattttaatttgctaACATTTGTGTTTACTATTACAGTGAAacagcaagttttctgttaaatcagtaagccaaATAACGTTACTTAGTGAAATTACCTTTTAAACCTGAACTTCTCCTCGCTATGATCACTAAATCttcaatttttacatttaatattgtacaagctgacttttattttgacggtagTCACATGACTTGCCAGCACCAACAGTTTGTATACCGTGGTGTCAAAATGAAGGATTTtaaattttacagagctgtgaagaGTTTTGATCACATTCACGCCATCCTGCAACAAATGAATGGgcatggaaagtgtgtgtgtgtgttggtggaggagggtgggggtgtgtgttgagagggatggggggttcgctctcatgctctctctgagaataaaataaactgatattttgatgaaCGTGTTGTACCtcatttttaatggttagtaggatattgatacaggaccacatttggagacatggtatttggttcccatttctaaacatgAATCACGGAGTTTTGGCAAATTTATGAGCTTGCTGATAAAATGTACCATGCAGAATTTCAGTGAGGGATTAACTGGTTAGTTGTTAGACACACGCAAAACCAGGTCCAGACAGCTGTACtttataataatgtgctgtgtattttacataaattctttgttagcttgagaaGTACTACAACTGGTCAAAGACCACATGCCCAAAAGATGGGTATAACCCAAATAGGTTTGCTATAATGGTAAACTaattaaatttctaaaatgtcttatacacctgttaatactaaattgacacagtgtaaaacgcacagtttataaatcaactgctccagaacaaagacaattattaataattatctattattatgaattacaaattattttctggttgatgtttgtattttgtttgtaatttatctcccagtctatctagattacagaaatgtgaaatgtgaagtagtttacagacttggtatatgtaaaaataaataaaaacaccacaggcttatacattttaacagatttttttcgaATTATAATCagtttaaacacctatcagtctatctagaattcagaaaacggaagttaagcttgatcagcgatctcacaTCGCCaaatctttttgtttttgtttttagcaacatacaaaacacaacaatatacaaTAGTACAAACTCTTGTAGAGGATCACAGCTACAATTTAGAAGCTAGGGGgagcatacacaaacatacagactagaggagcaacgtaataaaatgataatcttagacAAAAGCTTACTAGAGATCTGGTGTGAGATGATACTAGCAGTTTTccattttcttaatttacttaATGAAGAATAATATGACTTAAATTCATTCATGAAACGGGGGAAAGAGGGCTTATTTCCCTTTCAGTTACTTCAGTGAATGTGGTATTTTGCTGGCATCAGAGAAAGCTGAACTTAAGTTtttcatataaaacaaaatgtcctCCACCTCAAAATAAGGAATATTAAGTTTGATATTAATCCAATTTCTGATGTCCATCCAAAAAGTGTGTGAATattgacatgaaaaaaacaaatgctccAGAGATTCATGTTCTGACTTACAAAAAGTACATAATTCAAcatcaaatttgaatattttttcaagaaacagggctacaggataaatcatatttataattttgaaaTGAGTCTCCTTCACTTTAGGAGATATGGGCCAGTTAACAAATTTGGAATAATCAAAAGtcatatttatattcttattattaggaAGTTTCTTGAAAGAAGCTCCATTATATTCATAGTAAATCTTCTGTTTCAAATTATCATTGATGGTCTTATTATTACACTTGGAGTCAACTAAATTACAGTCGTTCACTTTTAATGTGGGCATCGAAACAGTCACCTTTGAATATAAAATGACTTGTTTGATTAACAGAATCAATGCTAAAGGAATCGCTTTGCACACCTTCTTAACATCTTTAAAACTCCTAAGATTAAATTTTTCACTAAAagatgaaaaaatacaaaaacaataccTTTGTCATACCAATCTTTTATAAATATTGAGTTCCTACCCACTGTGACTGCCCTATTATTCCATAAAGTTGATCCATGATGAGAGAAGTTATGTTGACAAATGATTTTCCAGAACTGAAGTATTTGTTTACGGAAGTATGATAATTTAACTGGAATTTTGATGCATAATAAAGGTTTCTAGCCATTTAATCCTAAATGCGCCAATCATGGCTTCAGAGTCAAATGCATTAATACCACCTTTCTCGTATTTTTTAACTAATTGGGACCTTTTAATATGATGAGTCTTATTTTTCCACAAAAACTTAAAATCAATTTGCTTATATTTTGTGGTGATATGTACGTAGAATGACATGGATAGAGAACCTTTGAAATGCCATCTGCTTTAGTCAACAGGTTTCGTCCAAAAATAGTCAAATCCCTTGTGCGCCGAAAAGTGTTGACAGCTGTGgctacccgatctgtgccccctGCTCAGTTTACAGAGCGCATGCACGGCACAAATCGGGCAGTGACAACAGCTCCGTGGAATGAGCAACAGTTGCTGGAAAGTCATGTGACATTCCCGTCAAATTAAAGTCAGCTTCtaaaatattaaatctaaaaagaaataattagttTTCAAAGTGATTTTACCGAGAAGGTTAGGTAAGAAGtggaattttactttttttattaacgtTGATTGGCTTACTGATTTAACTGAAAACtccatattgtactgtattaatacacagaataaaacatgttagcaaattaaAGTATCTATGCCcatgctgtttaataaaacactgttaaaacactgtaataatacttaataataatagttaataataataattattattatcattattattattattatacaatgcaataaaagATGT includes the following:
- the LOC111196344 gene encoding zinc finger protein 658B-like isoform X2, which codes for MEKHQHSVKSFTKQSNLKIHQRIHTGEKPYYCSDCGGSFNRQSHLQQHQRIHTGEKPYHCSDCGKSFNQQSTLKKHQRMHTGEKPYHCSDCGKSFNQQSTLKIHQRIHTGVKPYYCSDCGKIFTTQSALKKHQRIHTGVKPYYCSDCGKIFTTQSALKIHQRIHTGEKPYRCSDCGKSFTTQSALKIHQRIHTGVKPYYCSDCGKIFTTQSALKIHQRIHTGEKPYHCSDCGKSFNQQSTLKLHQCIHTGEKPYRCSDCGKSFTTLSALKKHQRIHTGEKPYHCSECGKSFNQQSHLKKHQRIHTGEKPYHCSDCGKSFTEQSALKQHQRIHTGEKPYHCLDCGKSFTKQIKLKIHQRIHTGEKPYHCSDCGKSFNRLETLKLHQRIHTGVKPYSCSDCGKSFTTQSTLKIHQRIHTGEKPYECSDCGKSFTKQSNLKKHQRIHTGEKPYHCSVCGKSFNQQSNLKKHQRIHTREKTVPNLFHGNKKRKS